The Synergistota bacterium sequence AGCGTTTCTCCTAAAAGTCCTGTCGGTTTAAAAAGAAGTACCGCTACTAATATGCTAAAGGCAATTGCATCTCTATAACCTGCAATACTTGGCATAAAAGCAACTATCAAAATCTCGATCATCCCAAGAAGGAAACCCCCCAACATGGCTCCAAAGATATTTCCTATACCACCAAAAACTGCTGCTATAAAAGCCTTCAAGCCTGGCATTATACCCATGTATGGATTAATTTGAGGAAATTTTATAGCCCACATTATACCTCCTGCAGCAGCAAGGGCAGATCCTACAGCAAAAGTGAAAGATATAACTTTATCCACATCCACGCCCATGAGGCTCGTGGTTTCTATGTCAGTTGCTACCGCTCTCATCGCCATACCTATCTTAGTCCTATAGACTAAGTATATTAACCCCAAGAGGAGCAACCCAGTCATGAGCGGAATTAAAAGCGTAAAAGATATCATATACACTCCACCAACATTTATCCCTATATCAAGAATCGCCGGTCTAGGAAAAGCCCTGGGCCGACCACCAAATATAACAAGTCCAAGACTTTCTAATAGAAAAGAAACCCCTATAGCTGTTATCAAAGCGGAAATTCTTGGAGCTCTCCTTAAAGGCTTATAAGCCCCAAGGTATATGGATACTCCTAAAAGACTCGTTAAAGATACAGCTAAGATCCAAGATATCTGCCATGGTAAGTGAAACATAAGTACACCAAAATAGGCTAAGTAGCAGCCTATCATCATAATATCCCCATGCGCAAAGTTTATAAGTCTTATTATCCCATAAACCATAGTATAACCTATTGCTACAAGAGCATACAAACTTCCTAAGGATAAACCATTAGCTAGTTGTTGAAATAAATCGATAATCCCCAACCTTTAAACCAACCCCCTTTCACCTAAAGAAATAAAAGAGGACCGGTGGCTCTCTTTTAGAGAGACCACCGGTTCAAAAACAAGTTTTAATAGCTCTTTCTAATTAACCTAAGGTTTAACTATGCCAACATAGGCAAATTTGCCATCCTTAACTGTTTGAATTACAACAGGTCTTATAGCGTTATGATTCTCATCAAAACCAAACTCTCCCATAAGGCCAGTAAAGTTTTTAATGCCCTCTAAGGCGTCTCTTATCTTCTTGGGATCGGCTTCCCCAGCTTTATTAATGGCATGAGCTAATACAAAATAGGCCTCAGCAGCTAAAGCTGCAAAAGAGTCCGTATCTCTGCCAAACCTTTTACGATAACTCTCTACAAACTTTTTACCTATATCAGTTGCTACAGCACTTTGATCGTAAAAGTTAGTAAAGTATATTCCTTCAACAGCTTTACCCCCTATCTGTATCAATTCCGGAGCATAAGAACCATCAGCAGAGAAGACAATAGACTTAACTCCTAACTCACGAGCCTGTTTAGTAAAGAGAGCTATCTCAGAATAATACCCAGGGATATATATCATGTCCGGCTCCTTGGCCTTAACAGCTGTAACCTGAGCTGTAAAATCTTGATCTCCCGTTCTATACTGAGCTTTTGCAACTATCTCTCCACCAAGTTTTTTAAAATTCTCCTCGAAGAAGTTAGCTAAACCGACACAGTAATCCTGCTGAACATCGATAACTAAAGCAACTTTGCGAACCTTCAAAGTCTCATATGCATACTTTGCAGCAATTTGCCCCTGGAAAGGATCTATAAAACATACTCGGAAAATATACTTTTTACCCTGCGTAACTAAAGGATTAGTAGCAGTTGGAGAAATCATAGGAACACCATATTGCTCAGCCACAGCCCCTCCAGACATTGTAACAGAACTAATAGCTTCACCAATGATGGCACAAACCTTTTCAAGCTTTATAAGCCTCTCAACCGCATTAGCTCCCTCAACCTTATCTCCTTTACTATCTACCAAGACAAGTTCAACTTCCTTACCCAATATTGTAGGAACCAGCTCCTTAGCCACCTGTATACCAGCCCACTCCATCTGCCCATAAGCTGCTACAGGACCAGTCATAGGTAGAACTACACCGATACGAATCTTATCGGTAGCCCAAGCTACAGAGAAAGAAGAAAAAATCACGCCCACAATAACTAATAACCACAGTCGCTTCAAAAAAAATCCCTCCCTTCGTTAAGTGTTTTAAAAAATTCTACCTAGTTGACTTTTCAAAGTCAAGGGTTCTAAAAGCTCTTTCGAAAAAAATCCTATTTTAGAATAGCAAGCTTTTTAATTAAGAACACAAAAAAACATTTATTATTAAAACATAAAAATACTCGTTACAGTCACAAGTATCGGTTTGTGACACATAACTTTAAAAACACATTGCATTACCCCATTTGTAAACATCTAGCCCTTATTCTTCGATGAACTAGAAGTTCCTAAAAGATATCTTAGAGCC is a genomic window containing:
- a CDS encoding branched-chain amino acid ABC transporter permease translates to MGIIDLFQQLANGLSLGSLYALVAIGYTMVYGIIRLINFAHGDIMMIGCYLAYFGVLMFHLPWQISWILAVSLTSLLGVSIYLGAYKPLRRAPRISALITAIGVSFLLESLGLVIFGGRPRAFPRPAILDIGINVGGVYMISFTLLIPLMTGLLLLGLIYLVYRTKIGMAMRAVATDIETTSLMGVDVDKVISFTFAVGSALAAAGGIMWAIKFPQINPYMGIMPGLKAFIAAVFGGIGNIFGAMLGGFLLGMIEILIVAFMPSIAGYRDAIAFSILVAVLLFKPTGLLGETLREKV
- a CDS encoding ABC transporter substrate-binding protein; amino-acid sequence: MKRLWLLVIVGVIFSSFSVAWATDKIRIGVVLPMTGPVAAYGQMEWAGIQVAKELVPTILGKEVELVLVDSKGDKVEGANAVERLIKLEKVCAIIGEAISSVTMSGGAVAEQYGVPMISPTATNPLVTQGKKYIFRVCFIDPFQGQIAAKYAYETLKVRKVALVIDVQQDYCVGLANFFEENFKKLGGEIVAKAQYRTGDQDFTAQVTAVKAKEPDMIYIPGYYSEIALFTKQARELGVKSIVFSADGSYAPELIQIGGKAVEGIYFTNFYDQSAVATDIGKKFVESYRKRFGRDTDSFAALAAEAYFVLAHAINKAGEADPKKIRDALEGIKNFTGLMGEFGFDENHNAIRPVVIQTVKDGKFAYVGIVKP